The stretch of DNA GGTCGTGCAAGAATCGGCGCAGCTCTGACGTGTTCACTGAGGTACCTGCGCTAGCTTGAGAGGTCTCGCTCTTCTAGAGACTGTCACATATATCGACTTGGTGGTGAATCCAGCATAAGTACTCGTTGCGAGTGGAGATACCGCACGACCTACCTATGAGCGAATGTCGACCAGGGCTTGTCAGTGCCAGGCATGCGATGAGCTCGTGATCGGTCGTAAATGTCTCGTGAGCGGTCTAGATGTGGCAATGCTCAGTGCAGATGGCAGTGTATTGATACGACCGTGAAGTAGAGCAATGGCTTTTCCATGGAGCACAGCGGGAGATCCTGGAGCTTTTCTCCGTCTCGCTGACAGCTCAGTTGATAGTGAGGCGGTATGGGAGGTATGGAGGATGCCTGTGTGCTGCATATTCATCCCACACATACCTTGGCCGAGGATGGGGCTAGTCGGAGACCACCGACAGCAGCGAAATGCACTGGCGGGTCGTGGGTGCTCATCGACGGCACTCGACGCTCAGCGGGAGAGCGGGTGAGCATCAAGAATGACTCCGACAATGGACGTACAGTACTCGGTGAGGGTTGCTGCTGTCCAGAATCGGCGGCGAGGAACGATGGCAGACCCTGCGCGGCGGGTGTCGCGAGCCGAGCAGCTCCACTCTGGCACGCATCGCATGTCGCCGCCGTCCTGGGAACCGCGAGCGAGCGCTGCATGCAACGCGTGTGGATGCGATAGGCGTCGTCCACAGCCCACCAAGATTCGCTGATGATTGTTGCAGGTGAGAGAGCAACATTTCCTTGTCTTTCCCCAAACTCTCCCGTGCTCTCCTTGGTCTCCCTTCGACAAACGGCGAGCTGCCTTATCGCCACCACTCACTCCAGTCCATGACAAGCACAGCACCGTGAGCTGCTCCTTACGACAAACACCTCAGCAGCGGCGGGCAGACCATGGCGCCCGGCCTGGTCGAACCGCAGCCAGCAGTGGAGCCTGCTGCCCAGCGATCGCtgtcctccaccaccgagCACTACGACGATACCCTGCGATTCTACCTCAATGGGACCAAGGTCACGCTCGATGAGGCCGATCCGGAAGTGACTCTGTTGGAATATCTGCGAGGCGTGGGCTTGACGGGGACAAAGTTGGGCTGTGCTGAGGGAGGCTGCGGAGCCTGCACTGTTGTCGTTTCGCAGTACAATCCAACAACGAAGAAGATATATCATGCTTCGGTCAATGCGTGCCTCGCCCCGCTAGTCTCGGTGGACGGCAAGCATGTCATCACCGTTGAGGGCATTGGCTCGGTGAAGAAGCCACATCCTGCGCAGGAGCGGATAGCAAAGGGCAATGGCAGCCAGTGCGGCTTTTGTACGCCCGGCATTGTCATGAGCTTGTACGCTTTACTTCGTAATAACGAACAACCGTCTGAGATCGAGGTCGAAGAAGCATTCGATGGCAACCTGTGCAGGTGTACGGGCTACAGACCGATTCTCGATGCTGCACAAACCTTCAGCGGCACCTTAGGCTGTGCGAAAGCCCAGGTCAACGGTGGCTCAGGTTGTTGCATGGAGAAGAAAGGCACAAATGGTGCAGGTGGATGCTGCAAATCGGGTGACGCGGGCGATGATCAACCGATCAAGCGCTTCACGCCTCCAGGCTTCATCGAGTACAATTCCAACACCGAGCTAATATTTCCGCCCGCACTCAAGAAACATGAGTATAAGCCATTGGCTTTTGGCAACAAGAGAAAGCGTTGGTATCGTCCAGTGACAGTTCAGCAGCTTTTGGAGATCAAAAGTGTCTATCCTTCGGCCAAGATTATCGGTGGTAGCACAGAAACACAGATCGAGGTGAAGTTCAAGGCTATGCAATACACTGTGTCTGTCTTTGTGGGAGATATTCCAGAACTACGTCAATACGAGTTTCACGATGATCATGTTGAGATTGGTGGCAACATCACCCTCACCGACCTCGAACATCTCTCACTCGAAGCAGCCGAACGTTACGGCGAAAAACGCGGCCAGCCTTTCGTAGCGATCAACAAGCAGATCAAATACTTTGCCGGTCGTCAGATTCGAAATGTCGGAACGCCTGCGGGAAACCTCGCAACAGCATCACCCATTTCCGATCTCAATCCCGTCTTCCTTGGTACAAACGCAACGATAGTTGCAAAGTCGCTTGACCAGACAGTTGAAATCCCGATGACCGAGTTCTTCAAAGCATACAGAGTAACTGCGCTACCACCAGACGCAATCATTGCCAGTATCAAAATACCCGTGTTCCAGGAGAAAGGCGAACACATGCGTGCCTACAAGCAAGCCAAGAGAAAGGACGACGATATTGCGATTGTCAACGCCGCCTTGCGTGTCCATCTTGACGATGAGAACATTGTCAAAAACTCAAGTCTGGTGTATGGAGGCATGGCGCCCATCACTATCGGCGCGAAGAATGCAATGGCATATCTAGAGGGCAAGAAATTCGCCGACCCAGCAACGCTCGAAGGTGTCATGAATGCACTCGAGCAGGACTTCGATCTTCGATTTGGCGTGCCAGGAGGCATGGCAACCTACCGCAAATCACTTGCACTCGGCTTCTTTTACAAGTTCTACCACGAGGTTTTGGCTGCATTGAATCCGGCAGATGCTGAGCTTGACCAAGATTGCATTCCCGAAATCGAACGCGAGATCTCCAGGGGCCAGAAGGATCATACTGCTGGCAAAGCTTACGAGCAAAACATATTGGGtaaagagaaggaacatGTTGCTGCACTGAAGCAGTCTACTGGCGAAGCTCAATATACTGATGATATACCGGTGCAGAAGAATGAATTATATGGATGCCTGCTGCTTAGCTCCAAGGCTCACGCGAAGATCGTCAGCATCGACACCTCTGCGGCGCTCGAGCTGCCAGGTGTCGTTGACTATGTTGATCATCGAGATCTTCCGAATCCAGAGGCCAACTACTGGGGTGCTCCCAATTGTGACGAGACATTTTTTGCTCTAGACGAAGTATTTACAGCCGGCCAGCCGATAGGAATGGTCCTAGCCACTTCGGCGAAGCGTGCTGAAGCGGGCATGCGAGCGGTATGGGTGGAGTACGAAGAGCTACCCGCCATATTCACAATGGAGGAAGCGATCGCTGCCAACAGCTTTTATGATCACTATCACTGGATCAAGAATGGAGATGTTGACAAGGCTTTCGCAGAGGCTGATCACGTCTTCAGTGGTGTTGCTCGCATGGGTGGCCAGGAGCATTTCTATCTCGAAACGAATGCTTGTGTGGCAGTGCCGAAAcccgaagatggcgagatgGAGATTTTTAGCTCAACACAGAATCCCACAGAAACACAAGCATACGTCGCTCAGGTTACTGGAGTAGCTGCAAACAAGATTGTGACCCGAGTCAAGCGTCTGGGAGGCGGCTTCGGTGGAAAAGAAACACGTTCAATACAGCTCGCTGGTATCTGTGCCacggcagcgaagaagactggTCGGCCTGTGCGATGTATGCTCAATCGCGATGAAGACATCATGACTTCCGGTCAACGGCATCCGTTTCTATCACATTGGAAGATCGCTGTCAGCAAAGATGGCAAGCTGCAAGCGCTCGACGCCGACGTTTACAATAATGGTGGCTGGACGCAAGATCTGAGTGCCGCTGTGGTCGATCGTGCTCTGAGCCACGTTGACGGGGTGTACAACTTCCCGAATGTCTTTGTGCGTGGGCGCATCTGCAAGACGAATACCGTATCGAATTCTGCATTCCGAGGCTTCGGTGGACCTCAGGGCATGTTCATCGTCGAGACTGCCATGGAGGAAGTGGCGGATCGTCTGCAGATTCCAGTCGAGAAGTTACGAGAGATGAACATGTACAAAGCGGGAGAGAAGACACATTTCAGACAAGAGCTGAAAGACTGGTATGTGCCACTAATGTGGAAGCAAGTACGTGAAGAGTCGGAATGGGAACGTCGCAAACAAGAAGTTGCCGCTTTCAACGAGAAGAGCAAGTGGAAGAAACGTGGACTGGCTCTCATTCCCACCAAATTCGGCATCTCCTTCACTGCGCTCTTCCTCAATCAAGCCGGTGCTCTGGTACACATCTATCATGACGGCAGTGTCCTCGTGGCACATGGCGGTACAGAAATGGGTCAAGGTCTACACACAAAGATGACCATGATCGCCGCGGAAGCTCTGGGCGTACCTCTAGACAACGTCTTCATCTCCGAGACAGCCACCAACACCGTCGCCAACACCTCTTCCAccgcagcatcagcatcctCCGACCTAAACGGCTACGCCATCTGGAACGCCTGTCAACAACTCAACTCACGCCTCGCCCCCTACCGCGAAAAATTCGGCAAAGACGCCACAATGAAACAACTAGCTCACGCAGCCTACTTCGACCGCGTCAACCTCTCCGCCAACGGCTTCTACAAAACCCCCGACATCGGCTACGTCTGGGGCGACACCACCAGCGAACAAACTCACATGTTCTTCTACTTCACTCAAGGCGTCGCAGCCGCAGAAGTCGAAATCGACACTTTAACCGGTGATTGGACGTGTCGAAGAGCAGATATCAAAATGGATGTTGGTCGCTCTATTAATCCCGCAATCGATTATGGGCAAATCGAAGGGGCTTTCGTACAAGGTATGGGATTATTCACAATTGAAGAATCTCTATGGCATCGTGCCAGTGGACAGATTTTCACGAGGGGACCTGGAGCGTATAAGATTCCCGGGTTTAGGGATATTCCGCAGGAGTTTAATGTTAGTTTGTTGAAGGACGTGAATTGGGAGAACCTGAGGACGATTCAGAGGTCGAGGGGGGTGGGGGAGCCTCCGCTTTTTATGGGTTCTGCGGTGTTCTTTGCTATACGGGATGCGTTGAAGGCTGCGAGGAAACAGCATGGTTGTGAGGAGGTTTTGAGTCTGATTAGTCCGGCGACGGTTGAGAGGATTAGAGTGTCTTGCGCGGATCCGATTATAAAGAGGGCGGAGGTTAAGCCGCAAGAGGGGGAGAAGAGTTTCTTTATCAATATATGATGGCAATGTACAGTGATGAGCATGATTTATGAGAACGTTCGAGACTTTTCTGCGATTCAAAGCTTCTGTATCTCATGCAACGAGCGTAGGTGTCACCTATACTAGCTCAACTTCTTGTTTCTGCGCTTCACTTTACAAATCAAGCCCGTCTGGCCCACAAACCAAAAATTATGCAACTCTCACTCCTTCTCCGGATCCGTAAGTCCAAAATCAAATTGTCAATAGAATTGAGGAACCAATTTACTCATCTCCAGCAAACTGATATTCTTCCCCACTACTCGTTACCGAATCTCGTTAGCGACGAAAACCACAAAATGCCACCAGAAGCAACAGAGAAAAAAAACAAGAAAGCGGGGAAAAGAATATAAAAGGAGCGAGAAAATTTCCTCACAACACGTCCTCGCCCCAGCCCCAAACGAAAAATCATTCCGGTCCATTAATTTCAATTCCTCAGGAGGAGCTTCCAACCACCTCTCCAGTCGAAATTCATAAACATCAGGTCCATAAACTTTCTCATCGCGTGCCATGATCCAGGGGTTTGCGCCGATGATTGTACCTTCTGGGAGGGAAATCCTAGTATTTTCGATTTCGAAACCTCCGGAAGGAACAACACGTTCGAGTAATAACCCTACAGCGGGATGCATTCGCAACGCTTCGCGAATAACGGCTTGAAGGTATGGAAGATTTTGCGCTTCGGAGAATGTAGCTGGATCGGAGAGTTTTCCATTTCGTTCTGCGGAGTGAGGAGGGTATCGTGAGCGCGGGGGTTACGACAGAGATTGTAGAAGATTGAACGGAGGGATGCGGCGGTTGTGTCGCTGCCTGCGAAGATGTTGCTTGTGGCGTGGCTAAGCATTCgggaggaggagatgattTGTTTCGCCGGAGCCTTCTTTGGTAAGTTTGAAGCGGTCGAGCATTTCTTTGAGGGGGACGGTGTTGAAGTCTTAGGCCT from Cercospora beticola chromosome 1, complete sequence encodes:
- a CDS encoding uncharacterized protein (antiSMASH:Cluster_2~SMCOG1293:aldehyde oxidase and xanthine dehydrogenase) is translated as MAPGLVEPQPAVEPAAQRSLSSTTEHYDDTLRFYLNGTKVTLDEADPEVTLLEYLRGVGLTGTKLGCAEGGCGACTVVVSQYNPTTKKIYHASVNACLAPLVSVDGKHVITVEGIGSVKKPHPAQERIAKGNGSQCGFCTPGIVMSLYALLRNNEQPSEIEVEEAFDGNLCRCTGYRPILDAAQTFSGTLGCAKAQVNGGSGCCMEKKGTNGAGGCCKSGDAGDDQPIKRFTPPGFIEYNSNTELIFPPALKKHEYKPLAFGNKRKRWYRPVTVQQLLEIKSVYPSAKIIGGSTETQIEVKFKAMQYTVSVFVGDIPELRQYEFHDDHVEIGGNITLTDLEHLSLEAAERYGEKRGQPFVAINKQIKYFAGRQIRNVGTPAGNLATASPISDLNPVFLGTNATIVAKSLDQTVEIPMTEFFKAYRVTALPPDAIIASIKIPVFQEKGEHMRAYKQAKRKDDDIAIVNAALRVHLDDENIVKNSSLVYGGMAPITIGAKNAMAYLEGKKFADPATLEGVMNALEQDFDLRFGVPGGMATYRKSLALGFFYKFYHEVLAALNPADAELDQDCIPEIEREISRGQKDHTAGKAYEQNILGKEKEHVAALKQSTGEAQYTDDIPVQKNELYGCLLLSSKAHAKIVSIDTSAALELPGVVDYVDHRDLPNPEANYWGAPNCDETFFALDEVFTAGQPIGMVLATSAKRAEAGMRAVWVEYEELPAIFTMEEAIAANSFYDHYHWIKNGDVDKAFAEADHVFSGVARMGGQEHFYLETNACVAVPKPEDGEMEIFSSTQNPTETQAYVAQVTGVAANKIVTRVKRLGGGFGGKETRSIQLAGICATAAKKTGRPVRCMLNRDEDIMTSGQRHPFLSHWKIAVSKDGKLQALDADVYNNGGWTQDLSAAVVDRALSHVDGVYNFPNVFVRGRICKTNTVSNSAFRGFGGPQGMFIVETAMEEVADRLQIPVEKLREMNMYKAGEKTHFRQELKDWYVPLMWKQVREESEWERRKQEVAAFNEKSKWKKRGLALIPTKFGISFTALFLNQAGALVHIYHDGSVLVAHGGTEMGQGLHTKMTMIAAEALGVPLDNVFISETATNTVANTSSTAASASSDLNGYAIWNACQQLNSRLAPYREKFGKDATMKQLAHAAYFDRVNLSANGFYKTPDIGYVWGDTTSEQTHMFFYFTQGVAAAEVEIDTLTGDWTCRRADIKMDVGRSINPAIDYGQIEGAFVQGMGLFTIEESLWHRASGQIFTRGPGAYKIPGFRDIPQEFNVSLLKDVNWENLRTIQRSRGVGEPPLFMGSAVFFAIRDALKAARKQHGCEEVLSLISPATVERIRVSCADPIIKRAEVKPQEGEKSFFINI